A region of Anticarsia gemmatalis isolate Benzon Research Colony breed Stoneville strain chromosome 10, ilAntGemm2 primary, whole genome shotgun sequence DNA encodes the following proteins:
- the LOC142976037 gene encoding uncharacterized protein LOC142976037, with amino-acid sequence MGPTSPTSRTLCSRHEALLNASTQLEAENLHYLRDARHLLARKKIIKGNIILKLRKKMQPMPATHCHKLCKKQLVASGPIPASNLVTTCYPYQQDYNYPLTMNDWPQPLFSAVPVIIPSTTQVFATHLTPVIGTVVQPLLSPVIPQYAQDDAGNITNYGQEYGFCTEQTDEISNEQTYYVQDEVLSTLNTTADVSEVENQDPVESYLKLPKELFPTPNMLAVDPNPIIDEFCKMPNLQRHMPWILDLEFGIPKSPITRPIPTYNVKFNSIHCKNAPDAIHPGFESCDPDFKRVLLFYYDCIVSAWYRGYMIMHCDRSVENFQSWLLLPMQVLGMCWP; translated from the coding sequence ATGGGTCCCACATCACCAACAAGTAGAACATTATGCTCTCGCCACGAAGCCTTACTAAATGCATCAACACAACTTGAGGCTGAAAACCTACACTACCTCAGAGATGCCAGGCACTTGCTAGCAAGAAAGAAAATCATCAAAGGAAACATCATCCTCAAACTGAGGAAGAAGATGCAACCAATGCCAGCAACTCATTGCCATAAACTTTGCAAAAAGCAACTGGTAGCATCAGGTCCGATACCAGCCAGTAATCTTGTTACAACATGTTATCCATACCAACAAGATTACAATTATCCTCTCACTATGAACGATTGGCCACAACCTTTGTTCAGTGCAGTACCTGTCATAATACCTAGTACTACCCAAGTTTTCGCTACACATCTTACTCCTGTGATCGGTACAGTTGTTCAACCTCTACTGTCACCAGTAATACCACAATACGCTCAAGATGATGCAGGGAATATAACAAATTACGGTCAGGAGTATGGTTTTTGTACGGAACAGACAGATGAAATTTCTAATGAACAAACATACTACGTACAAGATGAGGTTTTATCAACATTAAATACAACGGCTGATGTAAGCGAAGTTGAAAATCAAGATCCTGTAGAATCTTACTTGAAATTACCAAAGGAATTATTTCCGACCCCAAATATGTTGGCTGTCGACCCAAATCCTATAATAGATGAATTTTGTAAAATGCCAAATTTGCAGCGTCACATGCCTTGGATATTGGACTTGGAGTTTGGTATTCCAAAATCTCCAATAACACGGCCCATACCGACGTACAATGTGAAATTTAATAGTATACATTGCAAGAATGCGCCTGATGCCATACATCCGGGCTTTGAGAGCTGCGaccctgatttcaagagggttttactattttactatGATTGTATAGTGTCTGCGTGGTACAGAGGCTATATGATAATGCATTGTGATAGATCGGTAGAGAATTTCCAATCGTGGTTGTTACTGCCAATGCAGGTACTAGGGATGTGCTGGCCCTGA
- the LOC142976307 gene encoding uncharacterized protein LOC142976307 — protein MSKKVYNLRSLPGGRRGTSGAGAGCSSMRTVGDQESSRRAPIDKSMTADRRGLNRRALGVEVTADDSGDETNSLFSSIPSTRPSYMTRSTSTLSTISTPDSVVQEVNLDYELAPTSGQTRRRWTPEINKFILRTYLQLTALETDTKTYLEPLHLKFIEKYPDIQVSRQRLGDQRRAIVRNKLLPQKIIDEIYREVKEELNQLQITLQTQHVQNPYNQQNVPTQNTVQTVSLRPQSQNTTQTRMRWTNEQNEAIMRSYYRITNLGTNETAYRQQLHEDFISRFPSLAHLSEQRIADQRRAIVNNNYIKKDRLNILKQEIAEELQSQNRNSAVTSTDHNLFCNEYNIENTQQPHINTEQLDLFEELPLNIQTSTSIIEAQTILSREPHIDETFQQAYTFYKDTEPTNRTYIPKQKPSRKLAHIVNYLNIITLSENTNNDTDFHTLQTLIYCAAWTAAKLNGAKILLQSGDNNTHHTKQEYKPSWQKRLERRLEDLRMKIGRVTQYINGNRSRYIVKQVQNIMKQYKTHTIHEEPNTQAAHTLDTLKQKLSVVTGRLKRYKACDLRKQQNSQFTHNEKLFYRNIRQATSNTQDNRRPSEMVNTLTPDLLHSFWAQIWQNPVQHNAEASWIQTEMTANCAEVQTMNFEYISPSILDNVLRHVHNWKSPGSDNIHSYWYKKFTTVQPYLHNFINTFIQNPNTMPSYLTLGKTFMIPKDLDDLSNPAKYRPITCLQTLYKIITSCVSEVIYQHIDSNNILAEQQKGCRRFSQGCKEQLIIDSVVLKQVQKTKSNLFSMYIDYKKAYDSVPHTWLVQVLEIYKIHPTIVTFLKTIMTQWSTVLKLTTSNESIETQPIHIQRGIFQGDALSPLWFCLALNPLSNILNATTLGYPLNDTITDGQTDGQRNLLNHLLYMDDIKLYAETENQLTELANITEQFTKDIQMEFGIDKCKINSVRAGQNHQHNYTLSTGEHIEALSEQDAYKYLGYNQLLQIHHKQTKQKLTTQFQHRLNTILKTQLNSRNTIKAINTFVIPLLTYSFGIIAWTKTELRTLQRKINTTMTKFRKNHPRSCLQRLTLPRKEGGRGIIDISNLHNKQITSLRNYFFAKATQSTLHKSIVQADHKLTPLNLKDTAEQPNEKIIDIQTKVREWTQKSLHGRHRHDLCQQNVDKEASNAWLNRGELFPETEGFMIAIQDQVVETKNYRKYIIKNLNVDTCRKCNSSPETIQHITGACKTLAQNDYKHRHDQVANIIHQKLAHRYNLIDSITPYYKYTPQTVLENTTTKLYFDRAILTDRTIHYNRPDVTLINKTTRTGYLIDIAIPNTHNLQNTIAEKLSKYTELKDEITRLWNLQKVTIVPIVISTTGVIPKQLHQSINTLNLPTNTYHLMQKAAILNTCRIVRKFLQTETDLPHNTVQSNIPNSTLSISTDVHLA, from the coding sequence ATGAGTAAAAAAGTATACAATTTACGGTCGCTGCCCGGGGGTCGCCGGGGCACATCTGGAGCCGGTGCTGGGTGTAGCAGCATGCGAACCGTCGGCGATCAGGAGTCGAGCAGGCGGGCTCCCATCGATAAATCTATGACAGCCGATCGTCGGGGGCTGAACAGGCGGGCTCTTGGCGTAGAAGTGACAGCCGATGACTCAGGCGATGAGactaattcattattttcttccaTCCCTTCGACTCGCCCTTCATACATGACAAGAAGTACATCTACCTTGTCCACCATTAGTACGCCCGACAGTGTTGTGCAAGAAGTCAATCTCGACTATGAGCTTGCACCCACCTCGGGCCAAACGCGCAGACGATGGACacctgaaataaataagttcatACTGCGCACCTATCTCCAATTAACCGCATTAGAAACCGatacaaaaacttatttagaACCCCTGCATCTTAAATTCATAGAGAAGTACCCAGACATTCAAGTTAGCCGACAGCGATTAGGCGATCAGCGTAGAGCCATAgtacgtaataaattattaccgcAAAAAATAATAGACGAAATATACAGAGAAGTTAAAGAGGAATTGAACCAGCTACAAATAACACTACAAACACAACACGTACAAAATCCATACAATCAACAAAATGTACCTACCCAAAACACAGTACAAACGGTAAGCTTACGGCCACAATCCCAAAACACAACACAGACACGAATGAGATGGACTAATGAGCAAAACGAAGCTATCATGAGATCCTATTACCGTATCACCAATCTAGGCACTAATGAAACGGCATATCGTCAACAGCTGCACGAGGATTTCATTTCCCGATTCCCTTCACTAGCCCACCTAAGTGAGCAAAGAATTGCTGATCAGAGACGTGCAATAGTgaataataactatattaaaaagGATAGgttaaatatactaaaacaaGAAATAGCAGAAGAACTCCAATCACAAAACCGTAATTCAGCTGTAACTTCTACGGATCATAATTTATTCtgtaatgaatataatattgaaaacacaCAACAACCACACATAAACACAGAACAATTAGACCTATTTGAAGAATTACCattgaacatacaaacaagtaCGAGTATAATAGAAGCACAGACTATTTTATCTAGGGAACCACACATAGACGAGACATTTCAACAAgcatatacattttataaagacacTGAACCAACTAACAGAACATACATACCTAAACAAAAACCATCCAGAAAACTTGCTCACAtagtaaattacttaaatattatcaCACTTAGCGAAAACACTAACAACGACACTGATTTCCACACCTTACAGACACTTATTTACTGTGCAGCGTGGACGGCTGCAAAATTAAATGGAGCGAAGATTTTACTACAGTCTGGAGACAACAACACACACCACACTAAACAAGAATATAAACCAAGTTGGCAGAAAAGATTAGAAAGAAGATTAGAGGACTTAAGAATGAAAATAGGAAGAGTAACCCAATACATAAATGGTAAtagaagtaggtatatagtaaAACAAGTCCAGAATATAATGAAACAGTACAAAACACACACCATTCATGAAGAACCTAACACACAAGCCGCACACACCCTAGACACACTTAAACAAAAATTGTCAGTAGTAACAGGTAGACTAAAAAGATACAAAGCGTGCGATCTAAGGAAACAACAAAATTCACAGTTCACACACAACGAGAAACTTTTCTATCGCAACATCCGACAGGCTACATCCAACACTCAAGACAATAGACGCCCCAGTGAAATGGTCAACACTCTCACTCCAGATTTATTACACAGTTTCTGGGCACAAATATGGCAAAACCCAGTACAACACAATGCTGAAGCTAGCTGGATCCAAACTGAAATGACAGCCAATTGTGCTGAGGTCCAGACTATGAATTTTGAGTACATCTCCCCTAGTATTCTTGACAATGTTCTCCGTCATGTACACAACTGGAAGTCCCCAGGTTCTGATAACATCCACAGTTATTGGTACAAGAAATTCACAACAGTACAGCCATACttgcacaattttattaataccttCATCCAGAACCCCAACACAATGCCGTCATACCTGACTTTAGGTAAAACATTCATGATACCAAAAGACCTCGATGACCTGTCCAACCCTGCTAAATATCGACCTATCACATGCCTACAGACCCTATACAAAATCATTACTTCCTGTGTATCAGAAGTCATTTACCAACACATCGACTCCAACAACATCTTGGCTGAGCAACAAAAAGGGTGTCGAAGATTTAGTCAGGGCTGTAAAGAACAACTAATCATCGACTCTGTAGTTCTAAAACAAGTACAGAAAACGAAATCCAATCTCTTCAGCATGTATATTGATTACAAAAAGGCATATGATTCCGTCCCCCATACTTGGTTAGTACAGGTACTTGAGATTTACAAAATTCATCCAACAATAGTCACATTTTTGAAAACTATTATGACACAATGGTCTACTGTTCTTAAACTCACTACATCCAATGAATCAATAGAAACTCAGCCTATTCACATACAGAGAGGCATCTTTCAAGGTGATGCTCTTAGTCCATTATGGTTCTGCCTTGCCCTAAATccattatcaaatattttgaacgCTACTACATTAGGATACCCTTTGAATGACACAATAACTGACGGACAGACAGACGGCCAGAGAAACTTATTAAATCACTTACTCTACATGGATGACATCAAATTATACGCTGAAACTGAAAATCAACTTACTGAGCTCGCTAACATTACAGAACAGTTTACAAAGGACATACAGATGGAATTCGGCattgataaatgtaaaattaactcAGTCAGAGCAGGACAAAATCATCAACATAACTACACCCTCAGCACAGGAGAACATATAGAGGCACTTAGTGAACAGGACGCCTACAAATATTTGGGATACAATCAACTTTTACAAATAcaccacaaacaaacaaaacaaaaacttacaaCACAATTTCAACATCGACTTAACACTATATTAAAAACACAGCTTAATTCAAGAAATACCATAAAAGCAATAAACACCTTTGTCATCCCCTTACTTACATATTCATTTGGCATCATAGCGTGGACTAAAACCGAACTAAGAACACTacaacgaaaaataaatacaaccatGACAAAGTTCCGCAAAAATCACCCAAGATCTTGTCTACAACGTTTGACGCTACCGAGAAAAGAAGGAGGCAGAGGAATCATAGATATCAGTAACCtacacaacaaacaaattacttCTCTTCGCAATTACTTCTTTGCTAAGGCAACCCAATCTACACTACACAAATCTATAGTCCAAGCAGATCATAAACTAACCCCCCTTAACCTCAAAGATACAGCAGAACAGCccaatgaaaaaataatagacattCAGACTAAAGTTAGAGAATGGACCCAAAAGTCTCTGCATGGGAGACATCGCCATGATTTGTGTCAACAAAATGTCGACAAAGAGGCGTCGAACGCTTGGCTCAATCGTGGCGAACTCTTTCCAGAGACAGAAGGGTTCATGATTGCCATACAGGATCAAGTTGTTGAAACTAAAAACTACAGAAAATATATCATCAAAAACCTAAACGTAGACACATGTAGAAAATGTAATAGCTCTCCTGAAACCATTCAGCATATAACTGGTGCATGCAAGACATTAGCCCAAAATGATTATAAACACAGGCACGACCAAGTAGCTAACATAATACACCAGAAACTTGCACACCGGTATAACCTGATTGACTCCATCACGCCTTACTACAAGTATACGCCACAAACTGTCCTAGAGAACACCACAACTAAATTATACTTTGATCGCGCCATCCTCACCGACCGAACGATTCACTACAACAGACCCGACGtcacattaattaacaaaacaacaagAACAGGTTACCTAATAGATATAGCAATACCAAACACTCATaacttacaaaatacaatagcaGAAAAGCTTTCCAAATACACAGAACTCAAAGATGAAATAACCCGGCTCTGGAATCTACAAAAAGTTACAATAGTCCCTATAGTCATATCCACAACAGGAGTAATACCAAAACAACTTCATCAGTCCATAAACACCCTCAACCTACCAACGAACACATACCATCTCATGCAAAAAGCTGCTATATTAAATACTTGCCGAATAGTGAGAAAATTTCTTCAAACCGAAACCGATCTCCCACACAACACGGTTCAGTCAAATATCCCTAACTCAACCTTATCTATTTCTACTGATGTTCACTTGGCTTAG